A stretch of DNA from Oryzomicrobium terrae:
TCAACAAGATCGACGACGCCAACTGGCCGCCCAACATCCAGGGTTGATTCCGACCTCAACCCCGAACCCATCAGGAGGGAAAACAATGCCATTCCAATCCCAAGGGGTCGCCAAGTACTACTTCATGGCGGCCATCGCCCTGTTCGCCGGACAGATCCTGTTCGGCCTGATCATGGGCCTGCAATACGTCTGGGGGGATTTCCTCTTCCCCGCCATTCCGTTCAACGTGGCCCGCATGGTCCACACCAACCTGCTCATCGTCTGGCTGCTGTTCGGCTTCATGGGGGGCGCCTACTACCTGATTCCTGAGGAATCGGAGACCGAGCTGTTCAGTCCCAAGCTGGCCATGCTGCTGTTCTGGGTGTTCCTCGTCGCCGGCGCGCTGACCATCGTCGGCTACCTGGCCGTGCCCTACGCCACCCTGGCCAAGTACACCGGTAACGACCTGCTCGAAACCATGGGCCGGGAGTTCCTGGAGCAGCCGCTGATCACCAAGGTGGGCATCGTCATCGTCGCCCTGGGCTTCCTCTTCAACATCAGCATGACCGTGTTGAAGGGCCGCAAAACCGCCATCTCGACGGTGCTGCTGCTCGGCCTGTGGGGCTTGGCCGTGTTCTTCCTGTTCTCCTTCTACAACCCGTCCAACCCGGTCGAAGACAAGTTCTTCTGGTGGTGGACCGTGCACCTCTGGGTTGAAGGCGTGTGGGAACTGATCCTTGGCTCCCTGCTCGCCTTCGTGCTGATCAAGGTCACCGGCGTGGACCGGGAAGTGATCGAGAAGTGGCTGTACGTGATCATCACCCTGACCCTGGTCACCGGCGTGATCGGTACCGGTCACCACTACTTCTGGATCGGTACCCCGGAATACTGGCAGTGGTGGGGTTCCATCTTCTCCGCCCTGGAGCCGATTCCCTTCTTCGCCATGACCGTATTCGCCTTCAACATGGTGAACCGCCGCCGCCGCGAGCACCCCAACCGGGCCGCCACCCTGTGGGCCCTGGGCACCGGTGTGATGGCCTTCCTCGGCGCCGGCGTGTGGGGCTTCCTGCACACCCTGGCCCCGGTGAACTACTACACCCACGGCACCCAGATCACCGCCGCCCACGGCCACATGGCCTTCTACGGCGCCTACGCCATGGTCGTGCTGTGCATGATCAGCTACGCCATGCCGATCATGCGTGGCCGCGCCGCCAACTCGAACAAGGCCCAGGTTCTGGAGATGTGGAGCTTCTGGCTGATGACCATCGCCATGGTCTTCATCACCCTGTTCCTCACCGCCGCCGGCATCCTCCAGGTGTGGCTGCAGCGTGTCTCCGACACCCCGCTGCCGTTCATGGTGGTGCAGGACAAGGTGGCCCTGTTCTACTGGATGCGCGAATGGACCGGCGTGGTCTTCCTGATCGGCCTGGTGCTCTACATCCTGAGCTTCTTCGTCAAGGGCGAAAGCAGCGCCAAGGCGGCCTGATCCGCCACTGCCCATCGATCCCAACCACCCGTCCCGCAGCCGGCCAGGGGCTCCATCCCCCCGGCCGGCTCCGGACTTGCAAGCGCCCCCGACGGGGCGCTTTTTTTCTTTCGATCAAGGAATTGGCGCGGCGATGCTCCTATCGTCCTCATCATGAACAGCGAATCCCTCACCCTGCCCGCGCCGTCCGCCCCATCGCCTGCCGAGGCACCGGTCGAACCTTCCCGCCACCTGGCCGGCGACCTGGCCATCTGGGTCTTCATCTGCGCCGAACTGCTGGCTTTTGCCGTGTTCTTCGTCGCCTACGGCGTGGCTCGTGCCCGACATGTGGACCTGTTCAACGCCGGTCAGCTGACCCTGGACCGCAACGCCGGGGCGATCAACACCGTGCTGCTCATCACCGGCAGCTGGTTCGTGGTCCAGGCCGTAGCGCGGCTGCGCGCTGGTAACGCCCGGGCCAGCGCCACCCGGCTGCTGTTCGCCCTGGCCTGCGGCGGCGGCTTCCTGGTGGTGAAGGTGTTCGAGTACAAGGCCAAGTTCGCCGCGGGGATCTCCCTGTCCACCGACACCTTCTACATGTTCTACATTTCATTGACCTTCTTCCACCTGATGCACGTGCTGCTCGGCATGGTCATCCTGATCCTGCTGTGGAACAGCCTGCGCCGCGGCCCCGGGCCCACCACCCTGTCCAGCCTGGAAAGCGGTGCGGCCTACTGGCACATGGTGGATCTGGTCTGGATCATCCTCTTCCCCCTGGTCTACGTGCTGCGATGAACACTCCCTCCCCCAGCGCTGCCGCCACGCCGGCCGCCCCGTCCCTGGCCGCCGCCCATGGCGTCTACGTGTTCCTGCTCGCCGCTACCGGCCTCACCTGGTTCCTCGGCGAGACCGGTGCTGCCGGCCCGGCGGTGATGGCGGTACTGATGGGCGCCGCCCTGCTCAAGGGCCTGGCCGTGGCCGGCGAGTTCATGGAACTGCGCCACGCGCCGCGCCTGTGGCAGGCGGTGGTGGCCGGCTGGCTGATCTTCGTCACCGGCTGCCTGGCCGCCGCTTACCTGGCCTGACCCTTCCCGCCCGACGCCCACTTTTTCCGCGAGGCTTCCCATGAACGCCCCCCTGCCCTCCCAGGCCACCGCCGAGCTGCCCTTCTACGCGCCGGCCGGCAACGAGATCACCCTGTTCGAGCACGCCTTCAAGAACCGCCTGCCGCTCCTCATCAAGGGTCCCACCGGCTGCGGCAAGACCCGCTTCGTCGCCCACATGGCGGCCCGCCTGGGCCTGCCGCTGCACACCGTGGCCTGCCACGACGACCTGACCGCCGCCGACCTGGTGGGCCGCCACCTGATCGAGGGCGGCGGCACCGTGTGGTGCGACGGCCCCCTGACCCGGGCGGTGCGTCACGGCGGCCTGTGCTACCTGGACGAGGTGGTGGAGGCGCGCAAGGACACCACGGTGGTGCTGCACCCCCTGGCCGACGACCGGCGCATCCTGCCCATCGACCGCACCGGCGAGGTCCTGGAGGCGCCGGACGACTTCATGCTGGTGGTGTCCTACAACCCGGGCTACCAGAACCTGATGAAGAGC
This window harbors:
- a CDS encoding CbbQ/NirQ/NorQ/GpvN family protein, whose product is MNAPLPSQATAELPFYAPAGNEITLFEHAFKNRLPLLIKGPTGCGKTRFVAHMAARLGLPLHTVACHDDLTAADLVGRHLIEGGGTVWCDGPLTRAVRHGGLCYLDEVVEARKDTTVVLHPLADDRRILPIDRTGEVLEAPDDFMLVVSYNPGYQNLMKSLKPSTRQRFVALTFDFPAAEREEAILVGEADIDRDLARRLVGIGRAFRALKDRDLEEVASTRLLVYAATLIHAGLEPLAACRAALVEPLSDDAETVEALMEIVAATFGR
- a CDS encoding cytochrome c oxidase subunit 3 family protein; this encodes MNSESLTLPAPSAPSPAEAPVEPSRHLAGDLAIWVFICAELLAFAVFFVAYGVARARHVDLFNAGQLTLDRNAGAINTVLLITGSWFVVQAVARLRAGNARASATRLLFALACGGGFLVVKVFEYKAKFAAGISLSTDTFYMFYISLTFFHLMHVLLGMVILILLWNSLRRGPGPTTLSSLESGAAYWHMVDLVWIILFPLVYVLR
- a CDS encoding cytochrome C oxidase subunit IV family protein, translating into MNTPSPSAAATPAAPSLAAAHGVYVFLLAATGLTWFLGETGAAGPAVMAVLMGAALLKGLAVAGEFMELRHAPRLWQAVVAGWLIFVTGCLAAAYLA
- a CDS encoding cbb3-type cytochrome c oxidase subunit I, giving the protein MPFQSQGVAKYYFMAAIALFAGQILFGLIMGLQYVWGDFLFPAIPFNVARMVHTNLLIVWLLFGFMGGAYYLIPEESETELFSPKLAMLLFWVFLVAGALTIVGYLAVPYATLAKYTGNDLLETMGREFLEQPLITKVGIVIVALGFLFNISMTVLKGRKTAISTVLLLGLWGLAVFFLFSFYNPSNPVEDKFFWWWTVHLWVEGVWELILGSLLAFVLIKVTGVDREVIEKWLYVIITLTLVTGVIGTGHHYFWIGTPEYWQWWGSIFSALEPIPFFAMTVFAFNMVNRRRREHPNRAATLWALGTGVMAFLGAGVWGFLHTLAPVNYYTHGTQITAAHGHMAFYGAYAMVVLCMISYAMPIMRGRAANSNKAQVLEMWSFWLMTIAMVFITLFLTAAGILQVWLQRVSDTPLPFMVVQDKVALFYWMREWTGVVFLIGLVLYILSFFVKGESSAKAA